The genomic window ttgtcaaattgatagaaatttacaagactatacaaaattgaaaaaatatcaaaacattttttaaaagtgtgggcgtggcagttttgggcggtttgtgggcgttacagtgggcgtggcaaaaagttttttgcaaatcgatagaaattttcaggaccaataaaaaaatgaaaaaaatatcaaaacatttttcaaaagtgtgggcgtggcagttttgggcggtttgtgggcgttagagtgggcaacatgaatcgacaaacttgcgctgcatctatgtctctagagtctgtgtgcttaatctcaagCTTTAGTAgttctagctttagtagttctagctttagtagttcctgagatctcagcgttcatacggacggacagacagacggacggacatggccagatcgactcggctattgatcctgattaagaatatatatactttatatggtcgggaacgcttccttctgcctgttacatacttttcaacgaatctagtatacccttttactctacgagtaacgggtataataataaacagATATTGTGTCGGTGCGATATTTCACACATTCTACTCTgcctaaaataaaattaacccAATCCTATTCTAAGCACGGTATTATAAAGTATAGCACATAagtaaagtatttatattgAATAACTATAAGCATTAAAcattaaactttaaaaaccAATAATGATTATTTACAGCCGGAAAACTTACTCTACTATAGTCCCGACGAAGATAGCAAAATAATGATTAGCGATTTTGGTTTATCTAAAATGGAGGATTCTGGAATTATGGCTACAGCATGTGGAACTCCAGGATATGTAGCTCCTGAGGTGCTAGCGCAAAAACCGTATGGAAAAGCCGTCGATGTGTGGAGTATTGGAGTGATTTCATACATTCTCTTATGCGGCTACCCTCCGTTTTATGACGAAAATGATGCTAATCTTTTCGCACAGATTTTAAAAGGTGTTATAAAAAAACAGTGAAGGAACCTAACTTCGGTAAGCCGATGTTTATAGATAGATCCCTGCACAAATCAACAGTgtttgaaaaatttttttcttaaaaacatttttacagtATGATTccaatgtttttaaataactACAGCCCAAATGTGTTAAcgatgaaaaaaaaaataatttagatTACATTTTCTGTGGTTAAAATTCGAACTGTGGATGTGTGGTAATTCTGATAATTTTCAACATTCCTGATTTGGGACAATATAtgaaagttttaaaaatatagaagttttttttaaatatttaaaaataatatcaatatataaatTGCAGAGCTTTTAATTAGAGGCATTGATAATGAAATGAATTCAAAACTTTACCGAGGATGATCAGATTCCATGATAActtccatatatatatatataacttacatatttttgtaagtctatatatatatatttatatatttatatatatttatatatatttatatatatttatatatatttatatattttttattagtcttgtatatttatatatatttatatatattatatatatttatatatatttatatatatttatatatatttatatatatttatatatatttatatatatttatatatattatatatatttatatatatttatatatatttatatatatttatatatatttatatatatttatatatatttatatatatttatatatatttatatatatttatatatttatatatatttatatatatttatatatatttatatatatttatatatatttatatatatttatatatatttatatatatttatatatttaatatatttatatatattatatttatacatatttatatatatttatatttatatatatttatatatatataaatttatataatttatatatatattttatatatatttatatatatatatttatatatatatatttatatatatatatttatataaatttatatataaatatgtatatatcatataatataatataataataataagaattATGTTTTGGAATAATTGACACATAAGctttttaagatttttaaaactttataTATCTTAacgtaaataaaaatactgtTGATTCACGTAGGATTCTATTGTATACCCTTGAAGACCATTACGATGACAATAAATTCGTCCGAGCCTTAAGCCTTCTAATATCCTCCTCGATTAAGATTtgttaaaaacaattataataTCCCCTGCAAGATTATAAAACTTAACATATCTTGATTAAGGCAGGATTCTCTAATAAACGCGTTTTTCAAAATCTTTGAtttatataacaaaaaaaatttatgaattaaAGTTTGTATAGGTATAGATATGTCTATCTATGTTATAGTTGTTATagccgttactcgtagagtaaaagggtatactagatttgttaaaaagtatataacaggcagaaggaatcttttccgaccatataaagtatatatattcttgatcaatagccgagtcgatctggccatgtccgtctgtccgtccgtatgaacgctgagaaCGCtgaggaactacaaaagctagaaagttgacattaagcatacagacagCATCAATCATGTTtccacgcctactctaacgcccacaaaccgcccaaaactaccACGCCCATACTTgtgtaaaatgttttgatattttttcattttttattagtcttgtaaattttttatcgatttgctaaaaaacattttgccacgcccactgtgcCGCCCACAAAACCGACAaaggctgccacgcccacacttttgaacaatgttttaatattttttcatttctttattcgccttgtaattttttatcaatatgccaaaaaacttttgatttgatattttaaaaaatttttgttagtcttgtaaatttttctcgatttgccaaaaatctttttgccacgccctctctaacTTCCACAAACCGTTAACAAcagctcaaagaagctgggtccgcaaaaatcgaattttagaaatttgaaaggtggaatcgtttgcccatgtttgcccaccaattagttttttttgcccacgtccagttttcaagatatgaaatttcgaaaaattttcgaacttcaaaaagttgagttttttgaacttttttttttaaatcgcaataacttcgtttgcccacgtttgcccaccctttagcattttgaaaaacttttagtttagaaaatataagcacttaaggaattaagcattttccatacctcaaaactaaaaattttcaaacaaaatcgtttgcccaccctttaaaaatactttttatcgtttgcccaccctttaaaaatggtttttttcgtttgccctcccttaaaaaaaaataaaaacgtttgcccacctcttaaaactaaatattttaaaacaaaatcgtttgcccaccctcttaaatgctttttatcgtttgcccaccctttaaaaattgtttttttcgtttgcccacccttaaaaaaaaataaaaataaaagcaattgtTTGCTTTACCATAAAGTTATCCAACATAATTTGGAGTTTTCAAAAGCATTAAAACtatgtattttcattttttttcaacttgattttttcagtgcagatAGGAGAACCgaaaatgtgtatgtgttttttttatatgtatatgttggTTATATGCAACAACACCTCTGGCCTTTGATCGTTTTTTTGGGAGTAAGAAAGAGATAGAGAAAGATTTCCGCGTAAATTATGAGATGCAAGTATGAAAACTGATGGCAGCGTCGTTTTGCTTATGTCGATGGAGGTGGCAGCGCACCTGTGACAAAGGGTTAATTTTTTAGGTAAATTGTTTTAAGAATCCAATTTTAGGAATGGAAAAACACTTGTCTGTTTTTAAAAATCCCTTTCTGGTatgaaaaaaacaatttttaaagggtgggccaacgataaaaagcatttttagaggatgggcaaacgattttgtttaaaatatttagttttaagaggtgggcaaacgtttttatttttttttaagggagggcaaacgaaaaaaaccatttttaaagggtgggcaaacgataaaaagcatttttagagggtgggcaaacgattttgttttaaaatatttagttttaagaggtgggcaaacgtttttatttttttttaagggtgggcaaacgaaaaaaacaatttttaaagggtgggcaaacgataaaaagtatttttaaagggtgggcaaacgattttgtttgaaaatttttagttttgaggtatggaaaatgcttaattccttaagtgcttatattttttaaactaaaagttttttcaaaattctaaaaagtgggcaaacgtgggcaaacgaagttattgcgatttaaaaaaaaaaggttaaaaaaactcaactttttgaagttcgaaaatttttgaaatttttcgaaatttaaTATCTTGAAAACTGGAcgtgggcaaacgattccacctttcaaatttcaaaaattcgatttttgcggacccagcttctttgagctgTCAACAACTATAAGTTGTACTTCCTTCGTACTTCtactatctgagtaacgggtatcagatagtcggggaactcgactatagcgttccctaatgttttaattaatgtcTGCAGTAATACGCTCCATTATCGCTTGGCGACAGAATACTTACGAAGTAATCATCTAATggataaaataatttcaactAGAAGTTTGCAATGTAGTGAAGGAGACTTAGGCGaccatataaataatatttatctTTGGATTAGTACAAAAATGGCTGTCGTCCGACTGATTCTGCGTAAACTATTGTCTCAGTTTAAATCTGAAGCAGAACGGCTGACAATATACTATTTCGTATCAAAGACGCGCTTTATTAGCAGCGATCgttttaatgaaataaatataatccCTTTATAATGTATtgttaacattttaataaaatttaaaggaACTAATTTGTTAGACGACATTAAAGAGGGAAGCAGCAAAAGATTATATACCATTAGTTCTTTTACTTTTGGGTTTAGTAGTAAATAATTTCAGAAAATCCGAGCTTGTGAATCATTCTTTCTCCCTTTATGATTGATCAGTATTTAACAACATTATTTTGATCTTAGGCGATTTCGAATTCGATTCACCCTATTGGGATGAAATAAGCGAGTCCGCAAagcatttcattaaaaaccTTATGTGCGTGACGGTTGAGAAGCGGTATACTTGCAAGCAAGCACTTGCCCATGCTTGGTAAGTGTCAAATAAAAACCAACAGgatattttacattttgtttaccGTTATAAACCAGGATATCAGGAAATGAggccagcagcagaaacaTTCACGGAACCGTGTCAgagcaattaaagaaaaactttgCAAAATCTCGTTGGAAGGTGGGTGTCATAGAGTATTTATAATAGCaatgtatacattttttaattacttttttagCAAGCCTACTACGCCGCTACAGTGATCCGCCAAATGCAGCGAATGGCGCTCAACAGCAATAGCAGTGCTAATTTTGATTCTTGCAATAGTAATAACCAAAAAGACTCCACAACTCCAACGGCAGCAACTGGGGCGTGGACTTCTGATGTTTTCTCATCGCAGCAATCTGCACAAAGTCATGCACAAGAAGTCAGCAAGTCGGAGGGCAGCACAAATGCATCACAGTAGCAAAGTTGATACTTAAAATAATGTTACATATatgatgttttaaattacatttttgaattttaactATTGTCTAGTCTAGTAAATATCTCGTACTTACGATTCggataatttttcatttaaaaatgccaaacaaatatCATATGATGTACATGCGCGCCTGCACCGATTTTAATACTAACACAATACGCTGTTAGAATTATAATTGACGATTTACATTTTGACgaaaatttcattattaaagTCAAGTACTTACTCAAAACAATTTTGTGCTATAAGAATTTCTATTGTTGCTTAGCTCTTAATGTTTTGCAACTTTCAGGTATTCTTTTGAGTGTTTCCAAATTCGCTAAAATATTTGACTTTTTCTACTACAAATCAACTGAACCAAACCATTGCGGCAAACCTGTTAATTAATGAGAGAAGtagattattatttttgtaatacattacatttaatttttttttagctccAAAAATGATTGTGATGGGGTTGCACTGTTAATGTTAGTTTTTTAATGTTCTTTGTTACATAACCTACTTTTATACTGTtttcataataaatatttaatttaaaaatttataatttctaaCTTTTTGTTCCATCGAACagtaatataaaaataataagtcAGTACAACATTAACCCAAATTGAAAAAGGCTATGAGAAACCTTTCGCACTTCAGCATTTCAAAGATCATTCTTTGAGATACACCTACGAACGGTTAATTGTAAGCATAAGGACTGTAATATGACCAGCTTTTTGTGCCTCGTTTGCACGAAAAAGTTTGTTGGGGGTTGACTAGAAACTTATAGGATGcgataaaaaccaaaacttaACTATTTGATACTTAATAGTACTAGACTAATACTTTCTTGTAACAAATATCTATATTAAACCTACGAATTGTGACCTCTCTcaagaaataattttttttgtgaaacAAAACTTAATTGTTGCTTGCTTCTAACTTTAtcattaaatgaattaattagTATATGAGACTGCTCGAATATTGGTTGCTCTAAAACAATACGGGGTTTCAATTTAAACACAAACGCTTTTGATCATAAagcctttttatacccgtgGCTTGTACAGTAAAAGATtatactagatttgttaaaaagtttGTAATAGGTAAAAGCATGTAAAGTATatgttcttttatttatattccgtccgtccgtataagATTGGCCATGCAGATTCCAAAGGCATACCCGCAGCGCATGCTTAATTACTGTTGTCacatattaaattaattaatattaataaacatggatacttttattttttttattagtctaCCCATTTTCTAtcggaaaaccaaaaacatttCGGCCATGCCTTTCTGActccacctttttttttgcctattTCTATCcatttgccaaacaaaattGTGAAAATTCTGTGCAATCCCACTATCTAAATAACGGGCatctgatagtcgagaaacAAAACTGTAGCGCTGTCCGGTTTTATTATACTCCTTtctcgtaaagtaaaagggtatactagatccgttaaaaagtatgtatctggtaaaaggaagcgtttccgatctATAAAGTATGTATTCTTGctcaggatcaatagtcgagtcaATCTGCCCATTTCCGTctgaacgtcgagatctcaggaactataaagGCTAGAAAGACATAAGAAATGCAGAATACAAAGATTAAAACGGAGCGCCAGTTTGTTAACTGATTTTAGCGCATCCACAAAACGCCCATAattgccacacccacacttttgaaaaatatttagaaggtTTTTATTAGTCCTGtaaatttgtatcgatttgccaaaaaaccgccacgcccactctaacccCCACAACTTTtgtaaaatttgaaatttgttttcattttattaattttttttgttttacctTCTACCGATAGTACtcaaatgttgaaatttcttgtCCGCACTGTAcacaagctgagtaacggtTTTCTGCAAGCCGTTGAAAGGGCTTTCTCTATTGCTAGCATTTAAAATAgagataataataatcaaaatagtacatacttaaaatttttaatattagtACGGGCCAATattgaaacaaaaattaattatctTTAGAACGTATGGGAGAGTGGGGCAATATCCAGTAATCTTCAGAAACAATCTTAATTTTTAAGCTTCTATAGTTCCCGAGATTTCGACTTGACTGTTAATACTAATTAACAGCTTGAAAATATATAGTTATCAAGTCGAAAATGTATCCTTTACTGCGCTGCAAACTTTAGACCAATCATTATATTCTATATAAGGATGTACCAATTTTTGGGTTATTAAACTTTTAgatatctatgtatatataactATCGTCGGAGCTGAACAATTTTGTCACTTAGATGGGTATAGGTAATTTAAGCAGAATACCGTTATTTCtgttttacatatttttaaacatgACAGACAGACTCTAGTACATACCATTGTACAAAACCAAAGTGACGATCACATTCACAACATGTGTACATGtgtataatataaaaatacttttttttgtgtatatgtgtatttGTATGTGGAAGTCAATTTTCGATATATTATTCAAACTGCAGTGggtttaaatatatattattcagCTGAAAACACACTCGTCATTATAAGCCCTGCCTGGACCACAATAAAATGTTGTATTCTAGCAGGTTAAACTTATTGCTCAGCCTTGCTAAGGCGTTTTCCTATGTCTTTAGATTCtagaaaataatacaataaattaaaagttaatttaTTGGATAAAAACCTTCAGCAATGATGAGAACAATATAAAAACTTCTCTAAAAATTTGATGTTTCAGATTTTATTAGGGTTGTAACCTCGTACATGTAGAAACATATTGGTTGTCAAGGTATGCATATAAAAATCAATGTATAATAAAACTGTAAACCAAGATGATTCTAATTATTTATTGGAAgtcacttttttttgtttcgtctcttttttttttcagacccatgaattgttttttttgttgcacaaACGCGACAGAACCAATCGTCGTTGTCCTTCGGTGCAAAGGTTATTCCAACACAAATCCTAAAATAAACGTTTTTTTAAGTAAATTGTAGGATAAAGTTGGCTTAGCACAATTATACCAATGATACCATGCGTCGCATCCGTCACATCCAATCATTGCAGATCCATCGTCAACCTTTCCACAAGCGGGGCAAATCCATATACGGTTACCCTCGGCGTCAACATATGACGATGGACGACTTGGTTCCgtaatttgcattgcatttgcattttcttcAGATATATTTAACGGAGAACCACATAATGCACTTTTTGACACTGTTCCTGTACTGTTGCCTATCACTTGAACAAAGTTATTCATGATCGTATTAGGCGCCAACATCAATTGTTGTGGTAATAAAACAGAACTAGCCGAAAGCGTGGAAGAGGCAGCATTGCAGTTACTAGGGTTTGATAACCAACCGGCAGAATTGGATGAGCTTTGATTAATAGGAAGTTGAGCGTTACGCAGCGCTGTTGTGGAAGGTACTGGTAAGGCTGTCGAAGAGCAGTTTCCTAAAAGCAGTGTATCAGCTGGAATAATATAATTctattaaattgtatataagTAATTGTATAATAACTCCCCGtacattgtttgttttttggcgGCCCGGTGACCAATGGGGAAAAACGAGCAAGCTCCGGAGAAGTATCCCGTTCACGGTCCTTCTTTCCTAAAGGAAAAATAGTTGTTTGCTTTAGTTTCCCTGCATCTGTCATCTCATTTTCTGAAGACGAAAATAATGTAGGTTTTCCACTAAGTTTCAGTGTAAGTTTGGGTATTTGATTTGGAGACTGCGGTAACTTTGGAGACATTCCACTTGTACCACCTAACGGTGGATTTATTGTCATGGAACTTGATTTCAATACAGGTTCAACGATATTAGTCAAAGGCACCTTGGTAAATTCTTTTTTGTCATCTGGTATATGGACTAAAATCTAAAATAAgaagttattaaaatataaatataacgTTGAAAGTTTTGCTGATATGTAGGATTAATGTGTTCATATACCTAAACCAAGCTATAGGTTTTGATgcaataaaagatatatatatgtatgtatgtgcgtATATACTACGTATACgtacgtatacgtatatatgtatatattgggATCTGACTAGGCCTGATCccaaataatcataaaaagaACCCTCGCTAAATATTCTAAAACTGTACCATAATAACTATGAACTATacgtttatatatatatttacatataattatatttatttataatatatttatatatatatatgtataagatTGTGTACACGACACAAACACtcatattaaaatgttttttttttttttttgtaattaaggAATTGACACTAACCTGCTTATCTTTatcctttttcttttcttttttttgccttttatCATTGGCCTTTATTTTTCGGTCGGATTTAAAAGAAGGTAAACCAAAACGATCCTTTCTCTTTGATTTGtctttcttctctttttttttttttattttcccttctTTCACCTTTTTTAGCTTTTTATGATGTTTGCGCATTTTTGGTTCCAACGCCGTCAATCCAGTTGGTGTTATTGTAATGTCGTCATAGTTAGAAAATGTAGACAAAATATGGTGCTCTTCtgaaattttcatttgattcGGTAAAGTATTGCTTTCACCTAAGCTACTGAATGGCGCTATTTTGGAGGAATTTGCCGAACTACTCGTTCTCGACAAAGGAATAAGATCTGCACCCCCAGCTAAACTGAACTTGTCACCACCCATAAAATTTGGCAAGTTAAATTGCGAAAATGAAGGTGGTGATGGCGTGTGGGTTACGCTTTTTACATCGGGAAAGCTCAGTTTAACAGGcttcttaaattttttaattgattcgTTAGAGTTTATATTCCTTAGTTCCATGTTGGACTTTTCTTCACCAATAAATGTAGCTGAAATGATAGAGGAGGTCTGTGATTCTGCGAAGCTGGTATAAGTTGGACATGATATTGGAGGTTTTCTTTGAACCATCTGCCTGTTGTGCAATGATTCATCGGAATCATCGGAAACCTCTATCGGATCATCAGGATCTCCAGAAGCCTGTTTAAGTGGTTTCGTGTTCATTTTGCTTGTAGCCTGTGCAGATGGTTTTTCTAAGCTAGTGCTGGCACAAGATACGCTTTTACCTACAGTTACaaataagttatttttatataaataatatatttacctTCAAACTTACACTCAGTAAATTTCATTGAGTCGGGTACTAATGGAGCAACGTTACAGTAGTTTCGATCCATTTGCAAGTCAGTTTGCGTGGAAGATCGGCTCAGATATTGAGCAGTATCAGCaactaaaacaaattttcgttaatacatttttatatcaTTTTATATTTCGGAGGGCAAaatttgaaatacattttggTGGTagtaaatgtaaaataataatcgaaTTTGTTTTACTCTTGCTTAAATTACActttaaatgtaaatgcaaaaaGCGACGCGCcgtttatataataatataatatacaaGGAGGTTGGGGATATATAATATGAAGAATTCTACCAATTGCCTGTCTTTATGTCCCAAAAGGTGATTAAAGTTATGgattgaaattattttaagtcgagatttaattcaaattttgtttaGAATAACGTTATAAACTAAAATAGTTGGAAATGTTTACatagtttattttatacaacAAATCATTCCAGAACTATACAGTTAAGTTGATGTTAAAATCACAATGATTCCGTGACAGCTTAATGTTCTTATACTTCCGTAAGTTTTATTCTTGAATGCATAAACATTCCTTTTCTAAAAGTTATGTGAGTACTTAAGATGATTGTgatatataaaaataacttatttTACGTACCAGTAGAATCCTTAATTGGTGGACATCGAGCAGTATCCGCGGCTGATCCTTCTGGTCCAGGATACTCTATGAACGGTGAAATAGGGACTGTGTTACCGTGATTCCCAAAGCCGACCAAACCAGAGACTGCAGGAAAAAGCCCAGGCCCAGTAGGAATAAGACCAGGTCGTGGTGGAAATTGCAATAGTGGAAGCAACGGGACCATTCCAGTTTGATTTCCAGGGTAAGTTGATGCGCTAGAAACAATCGAAAATTTATCGGGACATTGCGCATCAGTATTTTGTTTGGTGGCACGAATAGAATCATGCAGTGCTGATGTTTTTTCAGGGGAACGGCCCTTGTTgtattccatttcattttctgGTAGGCATGTGCCATGTTTTGATTTGtacttctttttttcctttttatcttttgtatacaatttttccaaaaaatCACTGGAGGGCTGTTCAGTATTACACAAGTTGAGAGGTTCTGTTGGGGGAGATACGTTTAAAGAACTTTGGGTAATTAACATGGGAGATGATGCTAGAGGCAGTGTAATAGCCTGACTTGACTTTCTCCGTTCAACTGAATCAACCAAAGATTGCGATACAAAATTTGTAtgttttattacattttttccGCCAGGTTTGCGACCTCGCTTTTTTGGCTTTGCCGAATCAATAATTGACATTTCAACGTCTGCCTTAGTTAAAGGTAGAGTTTGATCGAATATACCGCAAGGGTTGAATTTCATGCTCGAAATGTTTATGTCTTCAGAATTTATACCAAGTAAAGGTGTAGGCGTTATAGTAGTCCCCGATGGAAGACTAATTAATGGCGGAGTGGTCATTGTGCTTCCAAATACACATACTCCTATTCCAAGAGGTACTGAAGTACCTCCACTATCTTGGCGTGGAGTTCGTGGCTTAGAAAATTTCTTAAAAACGTCCAATTTACTTCGTTCTGGTTCTGATGGGGTTTTTTTTGCTGGCAATAGCACTTGCGAGTTTTGAATTACACATGGCTGCACTGGGTTATTTGAACTTTGAAGTTTATTCTCAATCTGGTTTATTGCTGAAGTCGGCTGTCTAAGGATATCAGCTTGTAAATCATTTTCGGTATTTGAGTTACCTTCTATGGCAAAACCGTTTGTAATTTGAGAATTCTGCAAAAATGGTTTCTCGTCAATGTCCAgttgaacatttttttgtttatgcttGGACtgcttttttaatttttcgaaatgttttttatttggatCGGATGATCCTCGATTTAATcgttttttagatttttttacGTTTTGCATTTGACTACTTTGAATCTTTGAGGTTTCTTGATACATTTTTAACGCCTTTCGCTGGGACTTCTCCAGAGATTTTTCAAAGGGGTTAATTATATTTTCGCTTTTGCCGGTCTCTAATCCTAAATTATGcttcttgtttttattcttCTTAGGTGTTGTAGCAGTCAATATTGTTGACATCGTATGGTTGTTAGACGCATTTATTATTGAAGACTCTAAATGCGCACTTGTCAATAATGCAGCATTTTGTGTTAAGATTTTAGTTTCTGCGAATTGGTTCGGAATTATTTTTCGTGGATTTACTGATGTTTCTCTTTCAGAAATAGCCAGACTTGGAGAATTTTCTACCGGATTTACAATTATCGACGATGGAAGGGGTGCATCCAAACCTAAAAATTTTTCTAAAAACACCGATacatcaaaatattttaatctgTATTATAAGAAAAGGTCCTACCAACTATATCCGGTATGAAATCTTCGGGTAGCTTGCCTTCAATAGCTGGACTTAGGAATCCCCCTGTTGTCATTACCACGCTGCTCATTTCGCGGACTGAGCGACCAACATCCAAGTCAAAGGCATTCGACTGTAAAGTCATCACCGCACTAGGAGAGATAGAATCAATGTGTCCGGCGCCAAACTTATCGGCCGCACTTTTTGAATTAAACTCTGCTTTTGAGCAAAACTCTTGCTTTTCCGAAAATTCTTTTTGAACTTCGTTTGGAATTTCTCGCAGTTCAGGGTCCTGCATTGGTGGCAAATACTCAAATATGTACACAGGTCGTGTTAGAGTTTCTGCGCTTCCAGGTTTAAGGAAGTTCATGTTTACAGATTTTCCGATGGGAAACTGCGGTACATC from Drosophila santomea strain STO CAGO 1482 chromosome 4, Prin_Dsan_1.1, whole genome shotgun sequence includes these protein-coding regions:
- the LOC120454926 gene encoding calcium/calmodulin-dependent protein kinase type 1 isoform X2, with translation MPLFGKKDSGKKAKAKDIKELNKQVSIEEKYNLHGLLGTGAFSEVRLAESKDPPGEHFAVKIIDKKALKGKEESLENEIRVLRRLTHPNIVQLLETYEDKSKVYLVMELVTGGELFDRIVEKGSYTEKDASHLIRQILEAVDYMHEQGVVHRDLKPENLLYYSPDEDSKIMISDFGLSKMEDSGIMATACGTPGYVAPEVLAQKPYGKAVDVWSIGVISYILLCGYPPFYDENDANLFAQILKGDFEFDSPYWDEISESAKHFIKNLMCVTVEKRYTCKQALAHAWISGNEASSRNIHGTVSEQLKKNFAKSRWKQAYYAATVIRQMQRMALNSNSSANFDSCNSNNQKDSTTPTAATGAWTSDVFSSQQSAQSHAQEVSKSEGSTNASQ
- the LOC120454926 gene encoding calcium/calmodulin-dependent protein kinase type 1 isoform X1, producing MPLFGKKDSGKKAKAKDIKELNKQVSIEEKYNLHGLLGTGAFSEVRLAESKDPPGEHFAVKIIDKKALKGKEESLENEIRVLRRFSANHFDGKCPNGTRLTHPNIVQLLETYEDKSKVYLVMELVTGGELFDRIVEKGSYTEKDASHLIRQILEAVDYMHEQGVVHRDLKPENLLYYSPDEDSKIMISDFGLSKMEDSGIMATACGTPGYVAPEVLAQKPYGKAVDVWSIGVISYILLCGYPPFYDENDANLFAQILKGDFEFDSPYWDEISESAKHFIKNLMCVTVEKRYTCKQALAHAWISGNEASSRNIHGTVSEQLKKNFAKSRWKQAYYAATVIRQMQRMALNSNSSANFDSCNSNNQKDSTTPTAATGAWTSDVFSSQQSAQSHAQEVSKSEGSTNASQ